In the genome of Candidatus Saccharimonadales bacterium, one region contains:
- a CDS encoding CHAP domain-containing protein, which produces GAGHAYQWPSTATRMGATTDQNPEVGAVAILPRSGFAPLGHAMIVDAILGGGWVRVSQYNFGGTGEYSTMDIHSSGVNFVHFLNN; this is translated from the coding sequence CGGTGCGGGTCATGCGTACCAGTGGCCATCAACAGCCACGCGTATGGGTGCGACAACTGATCAAAACCCTGAAGTTGGTGCGGTTGCCATATTGCCTCGATCAGGCTTCGCTCCTCTTGGTCATGCGATGATCGTCGACGCTATCCTGGGGGGTGGTTGGGTGCGAGTAAGCCAGTATAACTTTGGTGGTACGGGCGAATATAGCACTATGGATATCCATTCTTCCGGCGTTAATTTTGTTCACTTTCTTAATAACTAA
- a CDS encoding TrmH family RNA methyltransferase, with protein MPEIIVLAHNIRSTHNVGATFRTAEGFGVSRIILSGYTPYPRIPNDTRLPHITEKLTTQIHKTALGAEQLVPFTYQEAPRLKELSASGYRIVGLEQSPQAIMLPSYIPTDKIVLILGEEVEGIPGELIDMCDDLIEIPMHGKKESYNVSVATGIALYALTTN; from the coding sequence ATGCCTGAAATCATTGTTCTCGCGCACAACATTCGCTCCACTCACAACGTAGGAGCAACTTTTCGGACCGCTGAAGGATTTGGTGTATCCCGTATTATTTTAAGCGGCTACACACCCTATCCCCGCATACCTAATGATACGAGGCTGCCTCACATCACAGAAAAGTTAACAACCCAGATTCACAAAACCGCGCTTGGAGCAGAACAGCTTGTTCCCTTTACCTATCAAGAGGCACCTCGGCTCAAAGAGCTCTCAGCTTCAGGTTATCGAATCGTTGGCCTAGAGCAATCTCCGCAAGCTATTATGCTTCCAAGCTATATCCCTACAGACAAGATCGTTCTTATTTTAGGCGAAGAAGTTGAAGGTATTCCAGGCGAGCTTATAGATATGTGTGACGATCTGATAGAGATACCTATGCATGGCAAAAAAGAGTCATACAATGTCAGCGTGGCAACCGGAATCGCTCTCTATGCGCTGACGACGAATTAG
- a CDS encoding GspE/PulE family protein, with translation MDEDKIQQRRREQEEKATQERAAILGLQYLDTRDIDKSLPLTEGMLSVEEMYKGHLVPLVRGGGTEPYRFGVTSQTPESLIRKIQKEYNERGENVQALLISGSGFRGFMNRYDPPKEIVYEDIQIAKEGDSDTLAQVSKTLATVSSDRIFDFLLDQADKMGASDIHIENERTYIRIRMRVDGALHQVAQLEKDRYRIIMGELASRANVSTAATEPQSGHMQKEITRDGATHLLNLRVEIVPTMYGQDAVMRLFNFDESLLNLDLLGIPDKQRKEIDEVISHPRGMVLMVGPTGSGKSTTLYSILNALNTPDRKLITLEDPIEYGLSGISQIPIDTTNGQSFADGLRSVLRLDPDVVMIGEIRDQDTARTAIQASITGHLVLSSFHANTTSAAFSRMIDLIGVNPIFSSAIRMLIAQRLVRRLHDETKEEYEPDEATKKYVRSVLEGLPDSVEKPNLDNFKLWRPVPSEEVPFGYKGRIVIMEQMLVNENIQRFIRGDVADVHVEAIEAEAKRDGMVTLLQSGVLAALRGETTLEEVNRVI, from the coding sequence ATGGACGAAGATAAAATTCAGCAGCGGCGGCGCGAGCAAGAAGAAAAAGCGACCCAAGAACGAGCGGCGATTTTAGGATTGCAATATTTAGATACGCGGGATATCGATAAAAGCCTTCCTTTAACCGAAGGTATGCTTTCGGTTGAAGAAATGTATAAAGGTCACTTAGTGCCTCTTGTCAGAGGTGGAGGTACGGAGCCGTATCGGTTTGGCGTTACAAGTCAGACTCCAGAGTCGCTAATTCGCAAGATTCAAAAAGAATATAATGAGCGTGGCGAAAACGTACAGGCTTTGCTTATTAGTGGGAGTGGCTTTCGCGGTTTCATGAATCGTTATGATCCTCCTAAAGAAATTGTTTATGAAGATATTCAAATTGCCAAAGAAGGAGATAGCGATACCCTTGCGCAGGTAAGCAAGACCTTGGCGACAGTTAGCAGCGACCGCATTTTTGATTTTTTGCTCGACCAGGCTGATAAGATGGGCGCGAGCGATATCCACATTGAAAACGAGCGCACTTACATCCGCATCCGTATGCGTGTGGATGGGGCACTTCATCAAGTGGCGCAGCTTGAAAAGGACCGATACCGTATTATTATGGGTGAGTTAGCATCTCGGGCTAATGTTTCTACAGCGGCAACAGAACCGCAATCGGGACATATGCAAAAAGAAATCACTCGCGATGGTGCAACTCATCTTCTTAATCTTCGTGTTGAAATAGTGCCGACTATGTACGGCCAGGATGCGGTGATGCGACTCTTTAACTTTGATGAAAGCCTGCTTAATCTTGATCTTTTAGGCATTCCGGATAAACAGCGTAAAGAGATCGATGAAGTGATCAGCCATCCGCGTGGCATGGTGCTAATGGTAGGCCCAACCGGCTCAGGTAAGTCGACTACTCTTTACAGCATTTTGAACGCACTTAATACGCCAGATCGAAAGCTCATCACACTTGAAGATCCCATCGAGTACGGCCTTAGCGGTATCTCGCAAATTCCTATCGATACGACAAATGGACAAAGCTTTGCTGATGGGCTTCGAAGTGTACTGCGTCTTGACCCGGATGTCGTGATGATTGGTGAGATTCGCGACCAAGATACCGCCCGAACGGCTATTCAGGCTTCAATTACCGGGCACTTGGTGCTTTCGAGTTTTCATGCTAACACGACAAGTGCGGCCTTTAGTCGTATGATTGATCTTATTGGTGTAAACCCTATATTTAGCTCGGCTATTCGTATGCTGATTGCCCAGCGCCTCGTGCGTCGGTTGCATGACGAGACGAAAGAAGAATACGAGCCCGACGAAGCGACAAAAAAATATGTACGCTCTGTGCTCGAAGGCTTACCGGATTCCGTTGAAAAACCAAATCTCGATAACTTCAAGCTATGGCGACCTGTTCCAAGTGAAGAGGTGCCGTTTGGCTATAAAGGCCGCATCGTCATCATGGAGCAAATGCTTGTAAATGAGAACATTCAAAGGTTTATTCGAGGTGATGTCGCCGATGTTCACGTAGAGGCTATTGAGGCAGAAGCTAAAAGGGACGGAATGGTTACGCTTCTTCAATCAGGTGTGCTCGCAGCGCTAAGAGGCGAAACGACGCTCGAGGAAGTTAATAGGGTTATTTAA
- a CDS encoding (d)CMP kinase, with protein sequence MRAKSTELLVIEYGGTARSGKGTIVNHFGETRANVATDETGSDYRALTKSLLIDGLIERGMPTQTITKQLARVSLNCLSDRVASRQSLVDSLGLSSLYDNDVNETVSVVSPIEAVRKAVKAGFKQRVEMVRDTGDHDVLVVDGRNLAPVIESIEGTKLLMRTFVSCTPEEAARRECARQGINPNSPEAQAIAESIRSRNENDANRATDPVRPDDDAIDYWLDPLLFADTVQDFADSHYDGNYDRAMTELLLNRRTSLHPVTRLGAGALAATCGRQISFDTSHFRAYDKPKETMILAADQMYEEALKAVRVTSRV encoded by the coding sequence ATGAGAGCCAAGAGTACAGAACTACTCGTTATTGAGTACGGTGGCACAGCACGAAGTGGAAAAGGCACGATTGTTAATCATTTCGGCGAAACACGAGCCAACGTTGCAACCGATGAAACAGGGTCGGATTACCGAGCTCTTACTAAATCTCTCCTCATAGACGGCCTCATTGAGCGCGGTATGCCGACTCAAACTATAACAAAACAGCTCGCCCGAGTTTCGCTCAATTGTCTATCGGATCGTGTCGCAAGCCGTCAAAGCCTCGTTGATTCACTCGGCCTCAGCTCGTTATACGATAATGATGTCAACGAAACTGTATCTGTCGTTTCCCCCATCGAGGCTGTCCGTAAAGCCGTGAAAGCAGGCTTTAAGCAACGAGTTGAGATGGTACGTGATACTGGTGATCATGATGTACTCGTGGTAGATGGCCGAAACCTCGCTCCTGTTATTGAAAGTATCGAAGGCACAAAGCTCCTTATGCGCACCTTCGTAAGTTGCACCCCTGAGGAAGCGGCGCGCCGTGAATGTGCCCGCCAGGGTATTAACCCTAATAGCCCTGAGGCCCAAGCAATTGCCGAAAGTATACGAAGTCGTAATGAGAATGACGCCAATCGGGCCACCGACCCCGTTCGACCTGATGATGACGCTATTGATTACTGGCTCGATCCTCTGCTATTCGCAGATACCGTACAGGATTTTGCAGATTCGCATTACGATGGCAACTACGACCGCGCCATGACCGAATTACTCCTCAACCGCCGCACAAGCCTTCACCCTGTAACCAGGTTGGGTGCAGGTGCGCTCGCAGCTACCTGTGGACGTCAAATCAGCTTCGACACCAGCCATTTCAGGGCCTACGACAAACCAAAAGAAACGATGATACTCGCCGCAGACCAAATGTACGAAGAAGCCTTAAAGGCTGTCCGTGTTACATCTAGAGTATGA
- a CDS encoding NADP-dependent malic enzyme: MDYNQLALDLHKKYKGKITTTLRDQSELSRELLSAYYSPGVGAVSKAIAEDPAKLPEYTWTNNLVAVISDGSAVLGLGNIGPKGAMPVMEGKALLFKHFAGIDSIPIVLDVHSPDEIVATVTAMAPSFGAINLEDIAAPQCFEIEERLKKTLDIPVFHDDQHGTAIVTLAGLINAMKVVGKQLKDTKIVVIGAGAAGTAIIKLLHRYAQPHMVAVDSKGIISTDRSDLNQEKQALLEYVDGSIAGNLEDALTDADIFIGVSQPGLLTPEFIKKMAEKPVVFALANPIPEIMPDIAKDAGVAVIATGRSDFPNQVNNAVAFPGIFRGALDNGVTRITDDHKLAAAEAIASLVDNPDADTVIPSVFDDRIVPTIARVIK, encoded by the coding sequence ATGGACTATAACCAACTTGCTCTCGACCTGCACAAGAAATACAAAGGTAAAATTACAACTACCCTTCGCGATCAAAGTGAACTCTCACGCGAGCTTTTAAGTGCATACTATTCGCCCGGAGTCGGTGCTGTCAGTAAGGCTATCGCCGAAGATCCCGCTAAATTGCCCGAATACACCTGGACGAATAACCTCGTTGCCGTTATTTCAGATGGTTCGGCTGTTTTAGGTTTGGGCAATATCGGACCTAAAGGTGCGATGCCCGTTATGGAAGGTAAAGCGCTTCTCTTTAAGCATTTTGCCGGTATCGATAGTATTCCTATCGTACTCGATGTCCACTCGCCCGACGAAATCGTTGCTACGGTGACCGCCATGGCTCCTAGTTTTGGCGCCATTAACCTTGAAGACATTGCCGCGCCGCAATGTTTTGAAATAGAAGAGCGGTTGAAGAAAACTCTCGATATCCCTGTATTTCACGACGACCAGCATGGTACGGCGATCGTGACGCTTGCGGGGCTTATCAACGCCATGAAAGTAGTCGGAAAGCAATTGAAAGATACTAAGATTGTCGTCATTGGCGCGGGTGCTGCCGGAACAGCAATCATTAAGCTTCTCCATCGCTACGCACAACCACATATGGTAGCCGTAGATAGCAAGGGCATCATAAGTACCGATCGAAGCGACTTAAACCAGGAAAAACAGGCTTTATTAGAGTATGTCGATGGATCCATAGCAGGCAATCTTGAAGACGCACTTACCGACGCCGACATTTTCATTGGCGTCAGCCAGCCAGGCCTCCTTACTCCTGAATTTATTAAAAAAATGGCAGAAAAGCCTGTCGTGTTCGCGCTAGCTAACCCTATACCAGAAATAATGCCGGATATCGCCAAGGACGCTGGCGTAGCTGTTATTGCTACCGGACGAAGTGATTTTCCAAACCAAGTTAACAACGCTGTTGCGTTTCCCGGTATCTTTCGGGGAGCGCTCGACAATGGCGTTACTCGGATCACCGATGACCACAAGCTTGCCGCAGCAGAGGCTATTGCAAGTCTCGTAGACAATCCTGACGCAGACACAGTCATACCTTCGGTCTTTGACGATCGTATCGTTCCCACCATCGCACGAGTTATTAAATAG
- a CDS encoding ribonuclease HII, with protein sequence MKVMIVGIDEVGRGAWAGPLVVGAVLLGGVPIEGLTDSKKLTKKQRVLLDQEIRKKAKGIGLGWVSSKQIDQMGLAKALRIGAERALAHLRQHMYEEIIIDGTIKLVDDPRVTLMKKADLLVPCVSAASIVAKVARDNYMAHIGTIFPGYGFGSHVGYGTAAHREAIATKGSLPIHRHSFAPLKKEGGFELQTTKQVGDMAEQLVAAHLETKGHEIVARNWRTKYCEIDIISRQGQTLYFTEVKYRKTDDQGGGFAAITPKKLQQMAFAAEFYIAKNVSGGHELRLAAANVGGRPPKLLSYLELV encoded by the coding sequence ATGAAGGTGATGATTGTTGGGATTGATGAAGTTGGGCGTGGGGCTTGGGCTGGACCACTGGTAGTAGGCGCGGTATTACTGGGAGGTGTTCCGATTGAAGGGCTGACGGATAGTAAAAAGCTGACCAAAAAACAAAGAGTCCTGCTTGATCAGGAAATCCGCAAAAAAGCCAAAGGAATTGGTTTGGGATGGGTAAGCTCTAAGCAAATTGATCAGATGGGCCTGGCAAAAGCGCTGCGAATCGGCGCGGAGCGGGCGCTTGCTCATCTTCGGCAGCATATGTACGAGGAGATTATTATTGACGGGACGATAAAGCTGGTTGATGATCCTCGAGTGACGCTTATGAAAAAAGCCGATCTTCTCGTACCGTGCGTATCTGCCGCCTCGATCGTGGCCAAGGTAGCACGCGATAACTATATGGCCCATATTGGTACGATTTTCCCTGGCTATGGTTTTGGGAGTCATGTTGGATACGGAACAGCGGCGCATAGAGAGGCAATCGCAACGAAAGGCTCTCTGCCAATTCATCGACATTCGTTCGCTCCTCTAAAAAAAGAGGGCGGATTTGAGTTGCAAACAACAAAACAAGTAGGTGACATGGCTGAGCAGCTTGTTGCGGCGCACCTTGAAACTAAAGGTCACGAAATAGTTGCACGCAATTGGCGTACGAAATACTGTGAAATCGATATTATATCGAGGCAAGGGCAGACGCTTTATTTCACAGAAGTGAAATACCGTAAAACAGACGATCAGGGCGGTGGGTTTGCGGCGATTACACCGAAAAAACTTCAACAAATGGCATTTGCGGCAGAATTTTACATCGCAAAGAATGTTTCGGGCGGTCATGAGCTTCGCTTGGCTGCCGCGAATGTCGGAGGGCGACCTCCGAAGCTTCTTTCATATTTAGAGTTGGTCTAA
- a CDS encoding M1 family metallopeptidase produces the protein MQNVARLIEHFIPTQYDLFLNLDRAHRSFDGTVTIHGTSPELATKIMVHAKGLDISSVTFDGKAADFSLGNTDELTITHDDIKSGDHVVVLTFSGKIDDAMHGLYPCYYEHDGVKKELLATQFESHHAREVFPCIDEPEAKAIFNVTLATEQGVTVLGNMPVKTQREEDDKLVTQFETTPRMSTYLLAWVTGELQRKTAETKDGVEVNIWATPAQHPDSLDFALQVATRTIDFFNDYFGIPYPLPKSDHVALPDFSAGAMENWGLITYRELALLADPKTAGISNKQYVALVVAHELSHQWFGNLVTMKWWNNLWLNESFATLMEYIAVDALYPEWNMWLEFSTSESILALRRDSIDGVQPVQTDVHHPDEINTLFDGAIVYAKGARLLRMLQQYIGKEDFRTGLQHYFKMHAYTNTEETDLWTALSSASGKDIARFMHAWISQPGYPVVSITKTQDTLRLSQQQFFIGPHEASNRAWPIPLNASLANIPSLLDTKNADFPPQNETFRLNVGDSAHFITQYDKATLESLIEAVQKQALPPLDRLQLLHEQTLLARSGLISSASLIPLVQAYKNETEESVWNIIALAAGELRKFVETDETSEEKLRKLYRELARAQYKRLGWEKQTGETEAHTKLRATVISMMLYGKDPEAIKHALSLFASSPLESLDSELRTLVISTAIREGDDPHLLDSLLHTYATTVSPDLREDIGSAITSARRPEYIEKILTSLKDETIVRPQDATHWFVWTIRNRYGRAQAWQWLQRNWPWIKETFGTDKSYDAFPRYSASALTNRSQLAEYRSFFTPLASEPALTRVIALGISELEGKVELIERDTSAVKNALDQL, from the coding sequence ATGCAGAATGTAGCCCGTCTTATAGAACACTTCATACCAACTCAATACGACCTTTTCCTAAATCTCGACCGGGCTCACCGCTCGTTCGACGGAACAGTGACGATACACGGCACAAGCCCTGAACTTGCCACCAAAATAATGGTCCACGCTAAAGGTTTGGATATTAGCTCCGTAACGTTCGACGGCAAAGCCGCAGATTTTTCACTTGGCAATACTGATGAGCTGACAATTACCCACGACGACATAAAAAGTGGGGATCACGTCGTCGTGCTCACTTTTAGCGGTAAGATCGACGATGCCATGCACGGACTATATCCTTGTTACTACGAACACGACGGAGTTAAAAAAGAGTTGCTCGCTACTCAATTTGAGAGTCACCACGCGCGCGAGGTCTTTCCTTGTATTGATGAACCTGAAGCAAAAGCAATATTCAACGTCACGCTCGCAACCGAGCAAGGTGTTACTGTACTCGGAAACATGCCCGTGAAAACACAGCGAGAGGAAGATGATAAGCTTGTGACGCAATTTGAGACCACACCTCGCATGAGCACGTACCTGCTTGCATGGGTTACGGGAGAATTGCAGCGAAAAACCGCGGAGACGAAAGACGGAGTAGAAGTTAACATTTGGGCCACGCCCGCTCAACACCCCGACAGTCTCGACTTTGCCCTCCAGGTTGCCACTCGCACAATCGACTTCTTCAATGACTACTTTGGCATTCCATACCCTCTTCCAAAGTCGGATCATGTTGCATTGCCGGATTTTAGTGCCGGTGCCATGGAAAACTGGGGGCTTATTACGTACCGTGAGCTCGCCCTACTTGCCGACCCAAAAACTGCCGGCATTTCCAACAAACAATACGTTGCGCTAGTTGTTGCTCACGAACTTTCTCACCAGTGGTTCGGCAATCTTGTCACGATGAAGTGGTGGAACAACCTATGGCTTAACGAGAGTTTTGCCACGCTCATGGAGTATATTGCTGTGGATGCACTATACCCAGAATGGAATATGTGGCTTGAATTCTCAACCTCAGAGAGTATCCTCGCCCTCCGACGCGATAGTATTGATGGTGTTCAACCTGTTCAAACCGATGTTCATCACCCCGATGAAATCAATACGCTCTTTGACGGCGCGATCGTATATGCCAAAGGTGCTCGACTTCTGCGCATGCTCCAACAGTATATAGGTAAAGAGGATTTCCGAACCGGGCTACAACACTACTTCAAGATGCATGCCTATACTAATACTGAGGAAACTGATCTTTGGACAGCACTAAGCAGTGCCAGCGGAAAAGATATTGCACGCTTTATGCACGCGTGGATCTCCCAGCCTGGTTATCCTGTCGTTTCTATAACAAAAACCCAAGATACTCTTCGTTTAAGCCAGCAGCAGTTTTTCATTGGCCCGCACGAAGCTTCCAATCGAGCATGGCCTATTCCGCTCAATGCTTCTTTAGCAAACATTCCTTCTCTGCTTGATACAAAAAATGCAGACTTTCCCCCTCAAAACGAAACCTTCCGTCTTAATGTCGGAGATAGCGCTCACTTCATCACCCAGTATGACAAGGCCACGCTTGAATCGCTTATTGAAGCTGTTCAAAAGCAAGCCCTTCCGCCCCTTGATCGACTCCAGCTCCTTCATGAACAAACACTGCTTGCGCGGAGCGGACTTATTTCTAGTGCCAGTTTGATTCCTCTTGTGCAAGCGTACAAAAACGAAACGGAAGAATCCGTATGGAACATCATTGCTCTTGCGGCCGGCGAACTACGAAAATTCGTAGAAACGGATGAAACTAGCGAAGAGAAGCTGCGCAAACTATACCGAGAGCTAGCACGAGCCCAATACAAGCGTCTCGGTTGGGAAAAACAAACCGGAGAAACCGAAGCACACACTAAGCTTCGTGCCACGGTTATTAGCATGATGCTTTACGGCAAAGATCCTGAAGCGATCAAACATGCGCTTTCCCTGTTCGCCTCCTCGCCTCTCGAGTCACTTGACTCCGAGCTCCGTACGCTCGTGATATCTACCGCTATTCGTGAAGGTGATGACCCTCACCTTCTCGATTCACTTCTCCACACTTACGCGACAACTGTTTCTCCCGACCTTCGCGAAGATATCGGCAGCGCCATTACGTCAGCACGCCGCCCTGAGTATATCGAGAAAATCCTCACTAGCCTCAAAGACGAAACGATCGTTCGGCCTCAAGATGCAACTCATTGGTTCGTCTGGACCATCCGTAATCGCTATGGTCGCGCTCAGGCATGGCAGTGGCTTCAGAGAAACTGGCCATGGATAAAGGAGACTTTTGGCACCGATAAAAGCTACGATGCTTTCCCTCGTTACAGCGCGAGCGCGCTTACTAACCGCAGTCAATTAGCTGAATACAGGAGCTTTTTTACGCCACTTGCCTCCGAACCCGCGTTGACACGAGTTATCGCTTTAGGTATTAGTGAGCTGGAGGGCAAGGTTGAACTGATTGAGCGTGACACGTCAGCCGTAAAGAATGCATTAGACCAACTCTAA
- a CDS encoding HNH endonuclease family protein — protein sequence MISFKLRRSFAALIILIAIVVGIAVYPEFQKSIPPASQVSEGGEAITALNTLAVKGRAPKTGYERSQFGDGWSDTGGCDTRNTILHRDLQNPITNEKCQVVSGTLNDPYTGKTILFTRGASTSADIQIDHVVALSDAWQKGAQQLSSSQRIALANDPLELLAVDGSANQQKGDGDAATWLPKNKAFRCQYVARQIAVKSKYALWITSAEKEAMARVLADCPGQKMPI from the coding sequence ATGATATCGTTTAAGCTTCGTCGCAGCTTTGCTGCGCTTATTATTCTTATCGCAATAGTTGTGGGAATTGCGGTATATCCCGAATTTCAAAAATCCATTCCGCCTGCCAGTCAGGTGAGTGAAGGTGGAGAAGCTATAACGGCATTGAATACGCTTGCGGTGAAGGGGCGTGCACCAAAAACCGGCTATGAGCGATCGCAATTCGGTGATGGCTGGAGCGATACTGGCGGATGCGATACACGAAATACTATTTTGCATCGTGACTTGCAAAACCCGATAACAAACGAAAAATGCCAGGTAGTGAGCGGAACATTGAACGATCCATATACAGGGAAGACGATTTTGTTTACCAGAGGGGCTAGTACAAGCGCGGATATTCAAATCGATCATGTGGTTGCACTGAGTGACGCGTGGCAAAAAGGTGCGCAGCAACTCTCTTCTTCGCAGCGGATAGCGCTTGCCAATGATCCGCTTGAACTTCTGGCCGTTGATGGCTCTGCAAATCAGCAAAAAGGTGATGGCGATGCCGCAACATGGTTACCTAAAAACAAGGCCTTTAGGTGCCAGTATGTTGCGCGCCAAATCGCGGTGAAATCAAAGTATGCGCTGTGGATTACTTCGGCAGAAAAGGAGGCAATGGCACGGGTGCTGGCGGATTGTCCAGGCCAAAAAATGCCGATTTAG
- a CDS encoding cupredoxin domain-containing protein, whose translation MNKKIIVALVVVFVLGAGAWAYMATRPNASAPQSTNPDNRDHTDSSPSESPVATTELHYTDSGFSPKSITAKVGTKIHITNQSSVPLQFSSDDHPTHTLHPEFNLGTIAAGADEELELKTVGTWGYHNHLKSEDTGSITVTE comes from the coding sequence ATGAATAAAAAGATAATTGTTGCGCTCGTTGTAGTATTTGTATTAGGCGCTGGTGCTTGGGCGTACATGGCAACTCGGCCTAACGCATCCGCACCACAAAGTACCAATCCGGACAATCGTGACCACACGGATAGCTCGCCAAGTGAGTCACCTGTTGCAACTACTGAACTCCATTACACCGATAGTGGCTTCTCGCCAAAGTCCATAACGGCTAAAGTAGGAACGAAGATCCATATTACTAATCAATCGTCTGTTCCTCTGCAATTCTCATCGGACGACCATCCGACTCACACACTTCACCCTGAATTTAACTTAGGGACAATTGCGGCCGGCGCCGACGAAGAGCTTGAGCTAAAAACCGTCGGGACATGGGGATATCACAATCACCTGAAGTCGGAAGACACGGGATCGATCACGGTTACAGAATAG
- a CDS encoding SDR family oxidoreductase, which produces MKNQYAKQDPTQQYPAMDIPEQRQEEPGLDKHLKPHADHGEKTYIGNERLRGRKALITGADSGIGRAVAIAYAREGADIALNYLPVEEEDASETARICEEAGVKVIQLPGDISDEAFCNQLVEKAVDALDGIDILVNNAAKQVYVESIHDLSSDQLEKTFATNVFASFWLSKAAISHMEPGAVIINTTSIQAYQPSPGLLDYAATKAALVAFTHGLGKQLAPKGIRVNAVAPGPIWTPLQPSYGQPMEKLTKFGKNTPLGRAGQPAEVAPTFVFLASQESSYITGEVIGVTGGNHLP; this is translated from the coding sequence ATGAAAAATCAGTATGCGAAGCAAGATCCTACTCAGCAGTATCCCGCCATGGATATTCCAGAGCAGCGACAAGAGGAGCCCGGCCTCGATAAGCATCTCAAGCCTCACGCGGATCACGGTGAGAAGACATACATCGGCAACGAAAGGTTAAGGGGCAGAAAAGCACTTATCACTGGTGCCGATTCTGGTATTGGAAGGGCTGTAGCCATCGCCTACGCACGGGAAGGTGCTGATATCGCGCTTAATTATCTTCCTGTGGAAGAAGAAGATGCAAGCGAGACAGCACGTATCTGTGAAGAGGCAGGAGTGAAGGTTATCCAACTCCCTGGTGATATTAGTGATGAGGCATTTTGTAATCAGCTCGTAGAAAAAGCGGTCGATGCTCTTGATGGCATTGATATTTTGGTGAATAACGCAGCCAAGCAAGTATATGTCGAATCGATACATGATTTATCATCTGATCAACTAGAAAAAACGTTTGCAACAAATGTGTTTGCGTCGTTTTGGCTCTCAAAGGCGGCAATAAGCCATATGGAGCCAGGTGCCGTCATTATTAATACGACGTCTATTCAAGCGTATCAACCCTCGCCGGGACTTTTGGATTATGCTGCGACAAAAGCAGCACTCGTTGCTTTTACTCACGGGCTAGGCAAGCAACTGGCACCAAAAGGCATTCGAGTGAACGCGGTTGCTCCAGGCCCTATATGGACACCTTTACAGCCGAGTTATGGTCAGCCGATGGAGAAGCTCACAAAGTTTGGCAAAAATACGCCACTTGGCCGAGCAGGTCAACCTGCGGAGGTGGCACCGACCTTTGTTTTTCTGGCTTCGCAAGAATCAAGCTATATCACCGGCGAGGTAATAGGGGTTACCGGAGGGAATCATTTACCGTAA
- the chaB gene encoding putative cation transport regulator ChaB, producing the protein MPYNSKSELPDNVRNVLPDHAQEIYKEAFNSAYEEYKDSDKRRGDSGHEETAHRVAWEAVKKKYKKGSDEKWHEK; encoded by the coding sequence ATGCCATATAACAGTAAAAGCGAGCTTCCCGATAATGTTCGTAATGTTTTGCCTGACCACGCGCAGGAGATTTACAAAGAAGCATTTAACAGTGCATACGAAGAGTACAAAGACTCTGATAAAAGACGGGGTGATTCGGGCCATGAAGAGACTGCCCATAGGGTAGCCTGGGAAGCTGTTAAGAAAAAGTACAAAAAAGGCTCCGATGAAAAGTGGCACGAGAAATAA